In Brevibacterium pigmentatum, the sequence CCGCGCGGCAGGCCGTCGGCGATGCACCGGAGCTGCTGACGAAGGCGTCGTCGAAGGTCGGTGAGGCGGTGCTTGCGGCATCGATGGCACGGTCGGAGGTGCCGACGGGACGGTCGATCGACTCGAGCGCCGAGGCCACGGTTCGGTTCATCTCGGACGCCGAGGAGCTGCTGGGGCGGGCGCGGGAGATTCTCGCTAAGGTAGAGGCACCATGAGACCTCCGATCAGCCCCGACATCCTGCCGCCCGATGATTTCGACCTCGGCCTCGTCGCCAGCGATATCGACGGCACTCTGCTGCTGAACTGGAAGCCGATCTCGACGGCCACGATCGATGCGATCCATCGTTGCCAGGATGCGGAGATCCCCTTCGTCCTCGTCACCGGGCGGCCCATGCGGTGGCTGGCGCCGATCGCCGAGCAGATCCCGGACCTCGGTCGCGTCGTGTGCCTCAACGGGGCGGTCGTCTATGACATCGCCTCGCAGTCCGTCGTCGATGCCCACAGCATCGACTCTCAGTCGCTGGCGGAGATCACCGCGGCGGTCCGCGTCGACCATCCCGAGGCCCGGTTCGCCTACGAGACGCTCAACGGCGGTTTCATCGACCGGGAGTTCGTCACCGCCCGACCGCGTGAGGCCCGGATCATCGACGATGTCTCCGAACTCGCCGGCGAAGACGTCGTCAAGGTGCTCGTGCGTCTTGAGACGAGCGACTCGCAGGCGATGCACGACCTCATCGATCCGCTCGTCGACGGCACCTGCCATGCTTCGTTCTCCGAACCAGACAACGGGCTCGTCGAACTCGCACCGTTCGGGATCACGAAGGCGAAGACGCTGGAGGGCTTGTGCGACCACCTCGGCGTGGCGCGGTCGCAGGTGATGGCGTTCGGAGATATGCCCAACGACATCGAGATGCTGTCCTGGGCCGGGCACGGAGTCGCGATGGGCAATGCGCTCGGGTCGGTCAAGGCCATCGCCGCCGCCGTGACCGAGGCCGTCGACGACGATGGAGTCGCCCGCTACCTCGAAGCCGTCTTAGACACCCGCCCCAACTGACCCCTATTGCTACCTGACGGCGGCCCAGCTACCTCGCGCGAGGTTGCTGGGCCGCCGTCAGGTAGTAATTAGGGGCGGGTGTTGGTGGTGCCCTCTGCTTCTAGGAGAGTCGTGTCGAGGTCGAAGTAGTCGACCAGAGCCACGGCGAGGCCGTCGTCGTCGATCGAGTCGGTGACCACGCTCGCGTGCACCTTGAGCTCGTCCTTCGACTGGCCCATGACGATTCCGTGCTCGACCCATTCGATCATCTCGATGTCGTTGAGTCCGTCGCCGGCGCCCACGGTGTGCGCATGTTCGACTCCGAGTTCCTCAGCCACGAGCTCCAGGCCGCTGGCCTTCGAGACCCCGTCCGGAGCGATGTCGAGCCAGTTGCTCCAGCCCACCGAATAGCTGACCTCATGGAGTCCGAGCGAGTCCACGGCGGCCGCGAACTCCTCAGCGGTGCCGTTGACCTCACGCATGACGATGCGGGTGGCCTGCTTCGTCAGCAGCTCTTCGAAATCCACGATGTCGAGCGTGTCTGATTCGGCGAGTTCGCCGACCGGGAACGCCCCGGACGCCCACCGGTGCAGGTCCGGATCCTCGACGAGGAACAGCGCCGTCGGCAGCGCCGCGTGCATCTGCTCGAGCGCATCCTTCGGGTCGAAGGACACCACATGGTGCATCTCCCACCCCAACGGCAGCTCCGGGTCGAGGCGGACGACGACGGACCCGTTCGAGCACACGACGAATCCGTGCTTGAGATCGAGCGCGTGGACGACCTCGAGCGCGCCAGGCAGGGCACGGCCGGTGGAGATCACAAGGTGGTGGCCCTCCTCGGCGAGCCGATCGAGCACCTGCTTCACCGACTCCGACAGGGATCCGTCGTATCCGACGATCGTGCCGTCGACATCGAGTGCGATGAGGTGCGGGGTCAATGTGTCTCCCAACGTATGCGTGATTTCTCTTGTCGTCGTTCCTACCGGCGCCGAGGCGACCGAACCCAACCGAGAAACGCCGGGTTCCGCCGAACGGTCAGTCCCCCGCGTCCCGGCACAGCCTCAGTAACGCGGTCCTTCCGGACCCTGTGCGGTCATCCCGCCGAGGTAGGGCCGCAGTGCCTCGGGCACCGTGACCGAGCCGTCCGCCTGCTGATGGTTCTCGAGGATCGGCACGAGCCAGCGGGTGTTGGCCATGGTTCCGTTGAGGGTGGCCACCGGCCGGGTCGATCCGTCGCGGCGTTCGCGGATCTGCAGGCGGCGGGCCTGGAAGGTCGTGCAGTTCGACGTCGAGGTCAGCTCGCGGTACGTGCCCTGGGTCGGCACCCAGGCTTCGCAGTCGAACTTGCGGGCGGCGGAATCGCCGAGGTCGCCGGCGGCGGTATCGATGACCCGGTAGGGCAGCTCGCACAGGCCGAGCATCTTCTCCTGCAGCGACAGCATCCGCTCGTGTTCGGCTTCGGCGTCCTCGACCGGAACGTAGGCGAAC encodes:
- a CDS encoding HAD family hydrolase, with translation MRPPISPDILPPDDFDLGLVASDIDGTLLLNWKPISTATIDAIHRCQDAEIPFVLVTGRPMRWLAPIAEQIPDLGRVVCLNGAVVYDIASQSVVDAHSIDSQSLAEITAAVRVDHPEARFAYETLNGGFIDREFVTARPREARIIDDVSELAGEDVVKVLVRLETSDSQAMHDLIDPLVDGTCHASFSEPDNGLVELAPFGITKAKTLEGLCDHLGVARSQVMAFGDMPNDIEMLSWAGHGVAMGNALGSVKAIAAAVTEAVDDDGVARYLEAVLDTRPN
- a CDS encoding HAD family hydrolase, producing MGDTLTPHLIALDVDGTIVGYDGSLSESVKQVLDRLAEEGHHLVISTGRALPGALEVVHALDLKHGFVVCSNGSVVVRLDPELPLGWEMHHVVSFDPKDALEQMHAALPTALFLVEDPDLHRWASGAFPVGELAESDTLDIVDFEELLTKQATRIVMREVNGTAEEFAAAVDSLGLHEVSYSVGWSNWLDIAPDGVSKASGLELVAEELGVEHAHTVGAGDGLNDIEMIEWVEHGIVMGQSKDELKVHASVVTDSIDDDGLAVALVDYFDLDTTLLEAEGTTNTRP